A region of Paractinoplanes abujensis DNA encodes the following proteins:
- a CDS encoding DUF305 domain-containing protein produces MKYIPRLLLVATLGLTGCSATGSGDAATPTANASAPAQAAGFGGTDLAWIEINIAMNEELLPLLDLTPKHTQDPATLALALQVKSFTEAELNVLRQLHTLAGLPAENPHKGMPMPGMVTPEDITGVQQLVGAAFDQTVTKLIRAHLVQGQSLARSEDKSGAEARTRDLALQILRTREVALSAIPSSSP; encoded by the coding sequence GTGAAATACATTCCCCGGCTCCTGCTCGTCGCCACGCTCGGATTGACGGGCTGCTCGGCGACGGGGTCCGGCGACGCGGCCACCCCCACCGCGAACGCTTCGGCACCGGCGCAGGCGGCCGGCTTCGGAGGCACCGATCTGGCCTGGATCGAAATCAACATCGCGATGAACGAGGAGCTCCTGCCGCTGCTCGACCTTACCCCGAAACACACGCAGGATCCGGCCACGCTCGCCCTCGCGCTGCAGGTCAAGTCGTTCACCGAGGCCGAGCTGAACGTGTTGCGGCAGTTGCACACCCTGGCCGGCCTGCCCGCGGAGAACCCGCACAAGGGCATGCCGATGCCGGGCATGGTCACCCCGGAAGACATCACCGGCGTCCAGCAACTGGTCGGCGCGGCGTTCGACCAGACCGTGACCAAGCTCATCCGGGCCCATCTGGTGCAGGGTCAGAGCCTGGCCCGCAGCGAGGACAAATCGGGAGCCGAGGCCCGGACGCGCGATTTGGCACTACAGATTCTGCGCACGAGGGAAGTGGCGTTGTCGGCGATCCCGAGCAGTTCCCCGTGA
- a CDS encoding discoidin domain-containing protein: MNSASSPPRLWRRLAIPLTTALVAAGLAVTAHGSAYAADALLSQGKPTTSSSNETADTVAANATDGNPGTRWSSQFSDPQWLRVDLGATATISSVVLQWENAYGTGYQIQTSPDGTTWTSIYTRTGGTGGTETLTVNGSGRYVRLYGTTRNGGYGYSLWEFKVYGSTGGTTPTDPPPTTPPPTTPPPGNFTTIWEDKFDGPAGSSPSSANWLLRTGTQYPGGAANWGTGEVETASNSTANVSLDGNGRLSIKALKDGSGNWTSGRLETQRTDFEPLAGQQTKFTAVLKQPDVANALGYWPGFRATGAAYRGNYNNWPGVGETDIMTNVNGRSQLAQTLHCGTAPDGVCAEYNGRSSGFATCTSCQTGYHEYTQIIDRTKTDEEIRFYLDGRQTWIVRQSQVGVSAWNAAVHHGFFLRLDLAIGGSLPNAVAGRTTPAPDTTSGGVLSVDSVSVARTATGTVPPAMTDPAAPTQPSVVKVTGSQGNWQLQVNGSPYQVKGLTYGPPQAAADGYMRDLKNMGVNTIRTWGVDDANTPTLLDRASRQGIKVIVGHWLNQGADYVNDTAYKNSVKAEIVARVNTLKNHPGVLLWDVGNEVILTMQDHGLSAAEVEARRVGYAKFVNEVAVAIHAADPNHPVTSTDAYTGAWPYYKQYAPALDLLAVNSYGAIGNIYSDWQSGGYTKPYIVTEAGPEGEWEVPNDVNGVPTEPSDLKKRDQYASSWATINAHPTVALGATEFHYGLENDFGGVWLNTTTGGWRRHGYYSLKRAWTGQTPANTPPEITSMTVSNQTAVPAGGTLNVSVNATDPQGDLIRYNLMYSDKYAGGGTGLTNVTFTDNGNGSFTAKAPDKLGVWKVYVYAFDGQGNVGIEQKSIRVVAPPETGTNLSRGRTTTASTYQPTGTNGPQLPSYATDGDYGTRWASEWVGTAWLQVDLGSVQSFNHVRLAWEAAYATGYQIQTSNDGSTWTTVYATTSGDGGFDEVSVSGSGRYVRMNGLTRATTYGYSLYEFGVYRR; the protein is encoded by the coding sequence GTGAACTCGGCTTCCTCCCCGCCGCGCCTGTGGCGCCGCCTCGCCATCCCCCTGACCACGGCCCTCGTCGCGGCCGGCCTCGCCGTGACGGCGCACGGCAGCGCCTACGCGGCCGATGCCCTGCTCTCGCAGGGCAAACCCACCACCTCCTCCTCGAACGAGACCGCCGACACCGTGGCCGCCAACGCCACCGACGGCAACCCGGGCACCCGCTGGTCGAGCCAGTTCTCCGACCCTCAGTGGCTGCGCGTCGACCTCGGCGCCACCGCGACCATCAGCTCGGTCGTGCTGCAGTGGGAGAACGCCTACGGCACGGGTTACCAGATCCAGACCTCGCCCGACGGCACCACCTGGACCTCGATCTACACCAGGACCGGGGGCACCGGCGGCACCGAGACGCTCACCGTGAACGGCAGCGGCCGCTACGTCCGCCTCTACGGCACCACGCGCAACGGCGGCTACGGCTACTCGCTGTGGGAGTTCAAGGTCTACGGCTCGACCGGCGGCACCACGCCGACCGACCCGCCGCCGACCACTCCCCCACCGACCACACCGCCGCCGGGCAACTTCACGACGATCTGGGAGGACAAGTTCGACGGCCCGGCCGGCTCCTCGCCGTCGTCGGCGAACTGGCTCCTGCGTACGGGAACGCAGTATCCCGGTGGAGCCGCTAACTGGGGCACCGGTGAGGTCGAGACGGCCAGCAACAGCACGGCCAACGTCTCGCTCGACGGCAACGGGCGGCTGAGCATCAAGGCCCTCAAGGACGGCAGCGGCAATTGGACGTCGGGCCGCCTGGAGACGCAGCGCACCGACTTCGAGCCCCTGGCCGGGCAGCAGACTAAGTTCACCGCCGTGCTCAAGCAGCCCGACGTGGCCAACGCGCTCGGTTACTGGCCGGGTTTCCGGGCGACCGGCGCGGCCTACCGCGGCAACTACAACAACTGGCCCGGCGTCGGCGAGACCGACATCATGACCAACGTCAACGGCCGCAGCCAGCTCGCGCAGACCCTGCACTGCGGCACCGCGCCCGACGGGGTGTGCGCCGAGTACAACGGGCGGTCGTCCGGCTTCGCCACCTGCACGAGCTGCCAGACCGGCTATCACGAGTACACCCAGATCATCGACCGCACCAAGACCGACGAGGAGATCCGCTTCTATCTCGACGGGCGCCAGACCTGGATCGTGCGCCAGTCGCAGGTCGGCGTGTCGGCCTGGAACGCGGCCGTGCACCACGGCTTCTTCCTGCGGCTCGACCTGGCCATCGGCGGCTCGCTGCCCAACGCGGTGGCCGGCCGCACCACCCCGGCCCCGGACACCACCTCGGGCGGCGTGCTCAGCGTCGACTCGGTCAGCGTGGCCCGCACGGCCACCGGCACCGTCCCGCCGGCGATGACCGACCCGGCCGCGCCGACCCAGCCCAGCGTCGTCAAGGTGACCGGCAGCCAGGGCAACTGGCAGCTGCAGGTCAACGGCTCGCCGTACCAGGTCAAGGGCCTGACGTACGGTCCCCCGCAGGCGGCCGCCGACGGATACATGCGGGACCTGAAGAACATGGGCGTCAACACGATCCGCACGTGGGGCGTGGACGACGCGAACACCCCGACGCTGCTCGACCGGGCCTCCCGGCAGGGCATCAAGGTGATCGTCGGGCACTGGCTCAACCAGGGCGCCGACTACGTCAACGACACCGCGTACAAGAACTCGGTCAAGGCCGAGATCGTGGCCCGGGTCAACACCCTGAAGAACCACCCGGGTGTGCTGCTCTGGGACGTCGGCAACGAGGTCATCCTGACCATGCAGGACCACGGGTTGTCGGCGGCCGAGGTCGAGGCCCGGCGGGTCGGCTACGCGAAGTTCGTCAACGAGGTCGCGGTGGCCATCCACGCCGCGGACCCCAACCACCCGGTGACGTCGACCGACGCCTACACCGGCGCGTGGCCCTACTACAAGCAGTACGCCCCGGCGCTCGACCTGCTCGCGGTCAACTCCTACGGTGCGATCGGCAACATCTACTCGGACTGGCAGTCCGGCGGCTACACCAAGCCGTACATCGTCACCGAGGCCGGGCCCGAGGGCGAATGGGAGGTGCCCAACGACGTCAACGGGGTGCCGACCGAGCCCAGCGACCTGAAGAAGCGGGACCAGTACGCCAGCAGCTGGGCCACGATCAACGCGCACCCGACGGTGGCGCTGGGCGCGACCGAGTTCCACTACGGACTCGAGAACGACTTCGGCGGCGTGTGGCTCAACACCACGACCGGTGGGTGGCGGCGGCACGGCTACTACTCGCTCAAGCGGGCCTGGACCGGGCAGACACCGGCCAACACGCCGCCCGAGATCACCAGCATGACCGTGAGCAACCAGACCGCCGTACCGGCTGGTGGCACCCTGAACGTGTCGGTCAACGCGACGGACCCGCAGGGCGACCTGATCCGCTACAACCTGATGTATTCCGACAAGTACGCCGGGGGCGGCACCGGGCTGACGAACGTCACCTTCACCGACAACGGCAACGGCTCCTTCACGGCCAAGGCGCCCGACAAGCTCGGCGTGTGGAAGGTCTACGTCTACGCCTTCGACGGGCAGGGCAACGTGGGCATCGAGCAGAAATCGATCCGCGTGGTGGCGCCGCCGGAGACCGGCACCAACCTGTCGCGCGGCAGGACCACGACCGCGTCCACCTATCAGCCGACCGGCACGAACGGGCCGCAACTGCCCTCGTACGCCACCGACGGCGACTACGGCACGCGGTGGGCCAGCGAGTGGGTCGGCACGGCGTGGCTGCAGGTCGACCTGGGCTCGGTGCAGTCTTTCAACCACGTGCGGCTGGCGTGGGAGGCGGCCTACGCCACGGGCTACCAGATCCAGACGTCCAACGACGGCAGCACCTGGACGACGGTCTACGCGACGACGAGCGGGGACGGCGGGTTCGACGAGGTCAGCGTCTCGGGCTCCGGCCGCTACGTCCGGATGAACGGACTGACGCGGGCCACCACGTACGGTTACTCGCTCTACGAGTTCGGCGTCTATCGGCGCTGA
- a CDS encoding DUF5995 family protein, which produces MNQSVWGPAQQEMADLLSNHPDDVPGVVEQLRELQTILTRVPPLLGQNPLCDFNQLYLTITEGVLERLYAGKFKDPAFLSRLDVEFAARYFDALRAWAGNGASPRCPQVWAALFTRIPGPDCRPLPSACAGVNAHINFDLPFALVTTFDHLGRDPIDDSEQHHDYLEINEIFAESIPGLRRGYLEKWQLLIDMMNGCLDDWWQGEAVEYTRNVAWRNAQKLWGLRHDMNATDRERTTLDTTAAGVNKLLLSPLGAFLQ; this is translated from the coding sequence ATGAACCAGTCGGTCTGGGGGCCGGCGCAGCAGGAGATGGCGGATCTTCTGAGCAACCACCCCGACGACGTCCCAGGAGTGGTCGAGCAGCTTCGTGAGCTGCAGACGATCCTGACCCGGGTGCCACCGCTGCTGGGCCAGAACCCGCTGTGCGACTTCAACCAGCTCTACCTGACCATCACCGAAGGTGTGCTCGAGCGGCTGTACGCCGGCAAGTTCAAGGATCCGGCGTTCCTGTCCCGGCTCGACGTGGAGTTCGCCGCGCGCTACTTCGACGCTCTGCGGGCCTGGGCCGGCAACGGGGCGAGCCCGCGGTGCCCGCAGGTGTGGGCGGCGCTGTTCACCCGGATCCCCGGGCCGGACTGCCGCCCCCTGCCCTCGGCCTGCGCCGGGGTGAACGCGCACATCAACTTCGATCTGCCGTTCGCGCTGGTGACCACCTTCGACCACCTGGGCCGCGACCCCATCGACGACAGCGAGCAGCACCACGACTACCTCGAGATCAACGAGATCTTCGCGGAGTCGATCCCCGGGCTGCGCCGCGGTTATCTGGAGAAGTGGCAGCTGCTCATCGACATGATGAACGGCTGCCTGGACGACTGGTGGCAGGGCGAAGCCGTCGAGTACACCCGCAACGTGGCCTGGCGCAACGCGCAGAAGCTGTGGGGCCTGCGACACGACATGAACGCCACCGACCGGGAGCGGACGACGCTCGACACCACGGCCGCGGGTGTCAACAAACTGCTGCTGTCCCCGCTCGGCGCCTTCCTCCAGTAG
- a CDS encoding helix-turn-helix transcriptional regulator: MASEEEDGPLVGRAGTLTQVQSDLRNAGPGGTSAVFVTGESGVGKSRLLRETARAMRDAGFAVLSGTCLDIGDASPLHPVLQALRQSGHSGAADAADLLDRVSRDLLTVAGDRRLLLVLDDLQWADRSTRQLLLYLLAGLSDVKIAVLAAVRAEALQGAHPLRKVLAELRRLRSVRVVDLAPLDRDQTVELVAAVAGESVDTEDADRVYKRSGGNPFVAEELARDLRDGRVELSDTLREIFLSRIDELPPNAHAVVHAVAAGVEPVEHAVLARVVPLGEAELLEAVRAAVAHRFVTGADDGYRLRHRLVAEVLAAEVLPAEAAARHRRFAEALEHDAAGDHARLAHHWQRAGEPARALPSVVAAARAAEELYGFTEAHRYWSSALELISDDAPERTELLAHAAEAAHLCGEHLRALAGLDALALRPDAPGACDLHLRRARYLAAAGRTATAEEEYERVLDSPECSPKQRASAAAYLAELLLHLGRYADANARAQEALEMAEVNGSTADLVRASAALGFSAAFREDPDAGLAVIRHAVEIAERSGHPDELGVAYLHLAELLTGPLNSIEEGVLVARRGAQRLASLGAGRTYQTRLLAIAAKGLFRVGQWSEADTVLDDAMRHRPSGADAVELLLSRCQLWVGFGDVDAAHRDLDAVATLLAGGGARHVLPMLTLRAGLAMWQARHAEARAAVQRGLTETRSDDLVLIGVLAWHGLRAEAEAHAAGQPVDPGALRRLTAAVERMAAGVGNAAAPVRATIDGYLDLCAAELSRAEGRPDPALWAKAATAWDTRRQPYPAAYSRLRQAEAALQRRARKAVATTALREAYATAIAMGARPFANEIVTVARRYRVTLADDAPTIEMPAPAPGPADELGMLTTREREVLAALAEGLTNREIGERLFISERTVGVHVGHIFDKLQVRTRVQASRVFLTAA; this comes from the coding sequence ATGGCCAGCGAGGAGGAGGACGGGCCACTTGTCGGACGTGCCGGCACGTTGACCCAAGTCCAATCCGACCTGCGCAACGCGGGCCCCGGCGGGACCTCCGCGGTGTTCGTCACCGGGGAGAGCGGTGTCGGCAAGAGCCGGCTGCTGCGCGAGACCGCCCGGGCGATGCGCGACGCGGGTTTCGCCGTGCTGTCCGGCACCTGCCTCGACATCGGCGACGCCTCCCCTCTGCACCCGGTGCTGCAGGCGCTGCGGCAGTCCGGCCACAGTGGCGCCGCCGACGCCGCCGATCTGCTCGACCGGGTCTCGCGCGACCTGCTCACGGTGGCCGGTGACCGGCGCCTGCTGCTCGTGCTGGACGACCTGCAGTGGGCCGACCGCAGCACCCGTCAGCTGCTGCTCTATCTGCTGGCCGGCCTGAGCGACGTCAAGATCGCCGTGCTGGCCGCCGTCCGCGCCGAGGCCCTGCAGGGCGCCCACCCGCTGCGCAAGGTGCTGGCCGAGTTGCGCCGTCTCCGATCCGTACGGGTCGTCGACCTCGCGCCGCTCGACCGTGACCAGACCGTCGAGCTGGTGGCCGCGGTGGCCGGCGAGTCGGTCGACACCGAGGACGCCGACCGGGTCTACAAGCGCAGCGGCGGCAACCCCTTCGTGGCCGAGGAACTGGCCCGTGACCTGCGCGACGGCCGGGTCGAGCTGTCCGACACGCTGCGCGAGATCTTCCTGTCCCGCATCGACGAGCTGCCGCCCAACGCGCATGCCGTGGTGCACGCGGTCGCGGCCGGTGTGGAGCCGGTCGAGCACGCCGTGCTGGCCCGGGTCGTGCCGCTGGGTGAGGCCGAGCTGCTCGAGGCCGTCCGGGCCGCGGTCGCGCACCGGTTCGTGACCGGCGCCGACGACGGCTACCGGCTGCGGCACCGCCTGGTCGCCGAGGTGCTGGCGGCCGAGGTGTTGCCGGCCGAGGCCGCGGCCCGGCACCGCCGCTTCGCCGAGGCGCTCGAGCACGACGCGGCCGGCGACCACGCCCGGCTGGCCCATCACTGGCAGCGGGCGGGCGAGCCGGCCCGGGCGCTGCCCTCGGTGGTGGCCGCGGCCCGGGCCGCCGAGGAGCTCTACGGCTTCACCGAGGCGCATCGCTACTGGTCGTCGGCGCTCGAACTGATCAGCGACGACGCCCCGGAACGGACCGAGCTGCTGGCCCACGCGGCCGAGGCGGCCCACCTGTGCGGCGAGCACCTGCGCGCCCTGGCCGGCCTGGACGCGCTGGCGTTGCGGCCCGACGCGCCCGGGGCCTGCGACCTGCACCTGCGCCGCGCGCGTTATCTGGCCGCGGCCGGTCGGACGGCCACCGCCGAGGAGGAGTACGAGCGCGTCCTGGACTCGCCCGAATGCTCGCCCAAGCAGCGCGCCTCGGCCGCGGCTTACCTGGCTGAGCTGCTGCTGCATCTGGGCCGGTACGCCGATGCCAACGCCCGCGCCCAGGAGGCGCTGGAGATGGCCGAGGTCAACGGCTCGACCGCCGACCTCGTACGGGCGTCGGCCGCCCTCGGGTTCAGCGCGGCCTTCCGCGAGGACCCGGACGCCGGCCTGGCCGTGATCCGGCACGCGGTCGAGATCGCCGAGCGCAGCGGCCACCCGGACGAGCTCGGCGTGGCCTATCTGCACCTCGCGGAGCTGCTCACCGGTCCGCTCAACAGCATCGAGGAGGGAGTGCTGGTCGCCCGCCGCGGTGCGCAACGGCTGGCCTCGCTCGGGGCCGGCCGCACCTATCAGACCCGTCTGCTCGCCATCGCCGCCAAGGGCCTGTTCCGGGTGGGCCAATGGTCCGAGGCCGACACCGTGCTCGACGACGCGATGCGGCACCGGCCGTCCGGCGCCGACGCCGTCGAACTGCTGCTCTCGCGCTGCCAGCTCTGGGTCGGCTTCGGTGACGTCGACGCCGCCCACCGCGACCTCGACGCGGTGGCCACGCTGCTGGCCGGCGGCGGAGCCCGGCACGTGCTGCCGATGCTCACGCTGCGGGCCGGCCTGGCCATGTGGCAGGCCCGGCACGCCGAGGCCCGGGCCGCCGTGCAGCGCGGGCTGACCGAGACCCGCTCCGACGACCTGGTGCTGATCGGGGTGCTGGCCTGGCACGGCCTGCGCGCCGAGGCCGAGGCGCACGCGGCTGGGCAGCCGGTCGACCCGGGCGCATTGCGCCGGCTCACGGCGGCCGTCGAGCGGATGGCGGCCGGGGTCGGCAACGCCGCGGCGCCGGTGCGGGCCACCATCGACGGCTATCTCGACCTGTGCGCGGCCGAGCTGAGCCGGGCCGAGGGCCGGCCCGACCCGGCGCTCTGGGCCAAGGCGGCCACGGCCTGGGACACTCGCCGGCAGCCCTATCCGGCCGCCTACTCCCGGCTGCGCCAGGCCGAGGCGGCGTTGCAACGCCGGGCCCGGAAGGCCGTGGCGACCACGGCGCTGCGGGAGGCGTACGCGACGGCGATCGCGATGGGCGCCCGGCCGTTCGCCAACGAGATCGTCACCGTCGCCCGGCGTTACCGGGTGACGCTGGCCGACGACGCGCCCACGATCGAGATGCCCGCGCCCGCGCCCGGGCCGGCCGACGAGCTGGGCATGCTCACCACCCGCGAGCGCGAGGTGCTGGCCGCCCTGGCCGAGGGCCTGACCAACCGTGAGATCGGCGAGCGGCTGTTCATCAGCGAACGCACGGTCGGTGTCCACGTCGGGCACATCTTCGACAAGCTTCAGGTGCGCACCCGCGTACAGGCCAGCCGGGTCTTTCTCACAGCGGCGTGA
- a CDS encoding adenylate/guanylate cyclase domain-containing protein, with amino-acid sequence MTAIAMAEQERRQTVTVLFIDIVGYTSLIDDLDCAVVRALQRDYFGIASEVIRAGGGVVEKYVGDAVMAVFGTGTAGFGAEAAASAVRVGLSVQEALRGQLLAGRFAVRTRAGLATGDVIVDLTAAHDGGQVMISGSVVSTAARLQAFAPHDTVVVCSQTREAAGDLIAFQELPPVRVPGKPRALDLYRALEPHRVRPAKRHLYALPVAA; translated from the coding sequence ATGACCGCAATCGCTATGGCGGAGCAGGAGCGGCGTCAGACCGTCACCGTCCTTTTCATCGACATCGTGGGATACACCTCACTGATCGACGACCTGGACTGCGCGGTTGTCCGCGCACTGCAGCGGGACTACTTCGGCATCGCGTCCGAGGTGATCCGCGCGGGTGGCGGAGTGGTGGAGAAGTACGTCGGGGACGCGGTGATGGCGGTGTTCGGCACCGGCACCGCGGGCTTCGGCGCGGAAGCGGCCGCTTCGGCGGTCCGGGTGGGCCTGTCGGTCCAGGAGGCGTTGAGGGGGCAACTCCTGGCCGGCAGGTTCGCCGTACGGACGCGGGCCGGGCTCGCGACCGGTGACGTCATCGTGGACCTGACGGCGGCCCACGACGGCGGACAGGTGATGATCAGCGGCAGCGTGGTCAGCACGGCGGCCCGCCTGCAGGCGTTCGCGCCGCACGACACCGTGGTGGTGTGCTCGCAGACCCGGGAGGCGGCCGGCGATCTGATCGCCTTCCAGGAGCTGCCACCCGTACGGGTCCCCGGCAAGCCCCGGGCGCTCGACCTCTATCGGGCGCTCGAGCCGCACCGCGTACGGCCGGCCAAGCGCCATCTGTACGCACTGCCGGTCGCGGCATAG
- a CDS encoding DNA gyrase/topoisomerase IV subunit B yields the protein MTAEILYGADDLTHLEGLDAVRKRPGMYIGSTDSRGVNHLANEIIDNCTDEGVGGHATKVSVILHADGSVQVDDDGRGIPTAVNTKSGLNGVELVLTRLHAGGKFGGSGYKTSGGLHGVGASAVNALALRFDVTVKRDGKVHEISFQRGVPGSFDGPGPQARFHPESGLRVVRRMKRGEPTGTSIRYWYDARYFETGARLDVDNVRAKLRNTAFLVPGVLYSLRDETAEETTNETFHFPHGLTDMVEFLTHAGDKPVSGILLVNGEGTYKENAADENGVMQSNVERRAEVEIAFRWGTGYERTVECFTNTIRNMHGGTHRKGFERALVRALTEAIRNTRGLLKPKEDPPVLDDLLEGMTAVIHVRIPEPQFTSQTKDELSTAGITRVLQGLVEAHVKEWIDGRKTKAEARTVLQKVVDAARVRLTQKQQKDAARRKTALEGASMPPKLVDCRATGIARSELYIVEGDSALGTARMARSSEYQALLPIRGKILNVQKASLQQVLDNNECSAIVQVLGAGSGRTFELGAMRYGRVMIMADADVDGSHIRTLLITLFAKYMRPVIEQGRLFAAMPPLHKVVTKGRNSQTIFTYTQQEMESTVARFERGGTQVQKPVPRFKGLGEMDADELWDTTMNPATRTVRRITLDDAERAEATLELLMGERVEPRKNWLIEAAGRIDQETIDA from the coding sequence GTGACCGCGGAGATCCTGTACGGGGCCGATGACCTCACGCACCTGGAGGGGCTGGACGCCGTCCGGAAACGCCCGGGCATGTACATCGGCTCGACCGACAGCCGAGGCGTCAACCACCTCGCCAACGAGATCATCGACAACTGCACCGACGAGGGCGTCGGCGGGCACGCCACCAAGGTGTCGGTGATCCTGCACGCCGACGGGTCCGTGCAGGTCGACGACGACGGCCGGGGCATCCCCACCGCCGTCAACACCAAGTCCGGCCTCAACGGCGTCGAGCTCGTGCTGACCCGCCTGCACGCCGGCGGCAAGTTCGGTGGCTCGGGCTACAAGACCTCCGGCGGCCTGCACGGCGTCGGCGCCTCCGCGGTCAACGCGCTGGCCCTGCGGTTCGACGTCACGGTCAAACGCGACGGCAAAGTCCACGAGATCTCGTTCCAGCGCGGCGTCCCCGGCTCCTTCGACGGCCCCGGCCCGCAGGCCCGCTTCCACCCCGAGTCCGGGCTGCGCGTCGTCCGCCGGATGAAACGGGGCGAGCCCACCGGCACGTCCATCCGCTACTGGTACGACGCCCGCTACTTCGAGACCGGCGCCCGGCTCGACGTCGACAACGTACGGGCCAAACTGCGCAACACGGCCTTCCTCGTCCCCGGCGTGCTCTACTCGCTGCGCGACGAGACCGCCGAGGAGACGACGAACGAGACCTTCCACTTCCCGCACGGGCTCACCGACATGGTCGAGTTCCTCACCCACGCGGGCGACAAACCGGTCTCCGGCATCCTCCTGGTCAACGGCGAAGGCACGTACAAGGAAAACGCCGCCGACGAGAACGGCGTGATGCAGTCCAATGTCGAACGCCGGGCCGAGGTCGAGATCGCGTTCCGCTGGGGCACGGGCTACGAACGTACGGTCGAATGCTTCACCAACACCATCCGCAACATGCACGGCGGCACCCACCGCAAAGGCTTCGAGCGCGCCCTGGTCCGCGCCCTCACCGAGGCCATCCGCAACACGCGCGGCCTGCTCAAGCCCAAGGAGGACCCGCCCGTCCTCGACGACCTGCTCGAGGGCATGACCGCGGTCATCCACGTCCGCATCCCCGAGCCCCAGTTCACCTCGCAGACCAAGGACGAGCTCTCCACCGCCGGCATCACCCGGGTCCTCCAGGGCCTGGTCGAGGCGCACGTCAAGGAGTGGATCGACGGCCGCAAGACGAAGGCCGAAGCCCGTACGGTGCTGCAGAAGGTCGTCGACGCGGCCCGCGTCCGGCTCACCCAGAAACAGCAGAAGGACGCGGCCCGCCGCAAGACCGCCCTCGAGGGCGCCTCGATGCCGCCCAAACTGGTCGACTGCCGCGCCACCGGCATCGCCCGCTCCGAGCTCTACATCGTCGAGGGCGACAGCGCGCTGGGAACCGCGCGCATGGCCCGAAGCTCCGAGTACCAGGCGCTCCTGCCCATCCGCGGCAAGATCCTCAACGTGCAGAAGGCCTCGCTGCAGCAGGTTCTCGACAACAACGAGTGCTCGGCGATCGTGCAGGTGCTCGGGGCCGGCTCGGGCCGCACGTTCGAGCTCGGCGCGATGCGCTACGGCCGCGTCATGATCATGGCGGACGCCGACGTCGACGGCTCACACATCCGCACCCTGCTGATCACCCTGTTCGCCAAGTACATGCGCCCGGTGATCGAGCAGGGCCGCCTGTTCGCCGCCATGCCCCCGCTGCACAAGGTCGTCACCAAGGGCCGCAACTCCCAGACGATCTTCACCTACACGCAGCAGGAGATGGAGTCGACGGTCGCCCGCTTCGAGCGCGGCGGCACCCAGGTGCAGAAGCCGGTGCCCCGGTTCAAGGGCCTCGGCGAGATGGACGCCGACGAGCTCTGGGACACCACGATGAACCCGGCGACCCGCACGGTCCGCCGCATCACGCTCGACGACGCCGAACGCGCCGAGGCCACCCTCGAGCTGCTGATGGGCGAGCGCGTCGAACCCCGCAAGAACTGGCTGATCGAGGCGGCGGGCCGCATCGACCAAGAGACGATCGACGCCTGA
- a CDS encoding DUF2203 domain-containing protein yields the protein MGLFTVGEAREELERLQPVLEEIVALRADAAELGAVIGAGGPPTPLGGMPEWKAATARLDDLMTVVQQTGAVLKSLAPLLVDFPSEIDGVDVDLCWLEGEAGLNWYHRADLGFAGRRPMP from the coding sequence ATGGGGCTATTCACGGTTGGCGAGGCGCGGGAAGAGCTCGAACGGCTACAGCCCGTGCTGGAGGAGATCGTGGCGCTGCGTGCCGATGCGGCCGAGCTGGGGGCGGTGATCGGGGCCGGCGGCCCGCCGACGCCGCTGGGCGGGATGCCGGAGTGGAAGGCCGCCACCGCACGGCTGGACGACCTGATGACCGTGGTGCAGCAGACCGGCGCCGTGCTCAAGAGCCTCGCGCCGCTGCTTGTCGACTTCCCGTCCGAGATCGACGGCGTCGACGTGGATCTTTGCTGGCTCGAGGGCGAGGCCGGCCTGAACTGGTATCACCGCGCCGACTTGGGCTTCGCGGGACGCCGCCCGATGCCCTGA
- a CDS encoding TM2 domain-containing protein has product MTLPPESWSRFESPGRPASPALPHPPSALPEWDRIRVLRAEDEFASVRKDPRIAYALWAVLGIIGGHRFYLGDTGRSIAMLFTLGGLGVWALLDGLAVGRRVRAVNRERRAAVMSRYGLVESVAPR; this is encoded by the coding sequence GTGACCTTGCCGCCGGAGTCCTGGAGCCGCTTCGAGTCGCCGGGCCGCCCCGCGTCGCCAGCGCTCCCCCACCCGCCGTCCGCACTCCCCGAGTGGGACCGCATCCGGGTCCTCCGGGCCGAGGACGAGTTCGCCTCCGTGCGCAAGGACCCACGGATCGCGTACGCCCTCTGGGCCGTTCTCGGCATCATCGGCGGGCATCGCTTCTATCTGGGCGACACCGGGCGCTCGATCGCCATGCTGTTCACGCTGGGCGGGCTGGGGGTTTGGGCCTTGCTCGACGGCCTGGCGGTCGGGCGGCGGGTGCGGGCCGTCAACCGGGAGCGACGGGCGGCCGTGATGTCCCGATACGGCCTCGTCGAGTCCGTCGCGCCTCGCTGA